In Mercurialis annua linkage group LG6, ddMerAnnu1.2, whole genome shotgun sequence, the following are encoded in one genomic region:
- the LOC126687397 gene encoding uncharacterized protein Os08g0359500 yields MSRHPEVKWAQRLDKVFLTVQLPDAKNAKVNLEPEGVFTFSASAGTDNSTYDIKLELHDKVNVEESKINYGVRSIFCILEKAEEGWWKKLLRGDGKPPHYVKVDWDKWVDEDEDEGPGAGGAGGMDMGGMDFSNFNMGDMGGMGGMGGMGGMGGMGGMGGMGGMGGLGGMAGLEGLGGMGGMGGLGGDDGMGEFDDSDDEGQEVAKPESTEGAAKLEEPSTDTEAKKEAAPST; encoded by the exons atgag TCGTCATCCTGAAGTGAAGTGGGCTCAGAGGCTGGACAAAGTTTTTCTTACAGTGCAGTTGCCTGATGCAAAGAATGCTAAGGTGAATCTTGAGCCAGAGGGTGTGTTTACATTCTCCGCCAGTGCTGGCACTGATAACAGCACTTATGATATAAAGTTGGAGCTTCATGATAAGGTTAATGTAGAG GAAAGCAAAATTAATTATGGGGTTAGGAGCATATTCTGCATCTTGGAGAAGGCAGAGGAAGGATGGTGGAAGAAGCTATTGCGTGGAGATGGCAAGCCTCCACATTATGTTAAAGTAGATTGGGACAAATGGgttgatgaagatgaagatgaag GTCCTGGCGCTGGTGGTGCTGGTGGCATGGATATGGGAGGAATGGATTTCTCA AATTTTAACATGGGAGACATGGGAGGCATGGGAGGCATGGGTGGAATGGGAGGAATGGGAGGCATGGGTGGAATGGGAGGCATGGGAGGAATGGGAGGTTTGGGAGGCATGGCAGGTTTGGAGGGCTTGGGAGGCATGGGTGGCATGGGAGGCTTGGGTGGTGATGATGGTATGGGTGAATTTGATGACAGTGATGATGAAG GTCAAGAAGTGGCGAAGCCAGAGAGCACAGAGGGAGCTGCAAAGCTGGAAGAACCCAGCACTGATACAGAAGCGAAAAAGGAAGCTGCACCAAGCACATGA
- the LOC126653794 gene encoding WD repeat-containing protein GTS1, translated as MEETTGMDMEVEHPNPTSAKRFGLKNSVQTNFGDDYVFQIAAKDDWSSMAVSLSNNAVKLYSPTTGQFQGECKGHSDSINQISFSASLSSPHVLHSCSSDGTVRAWDTRTFRQVSCIYAGSSQEIFSFSVGGSADHLLAAGSKSQILFWDWRNKKQVACLEESHTEDVTQVHFIPGHGNKLLSASVDGLMCIFDTNGDINDDDHLESVINVGTSIGKVGFFGENYQKLWCLTHVESLSIWDWKDAKNEANLQEARSMASDNWALDQVDYFVDCHYPGEGESLWVIGGTSGGALGYFPVNYSGAGGIGSPGAILGGGHSGVVRSILPMSNVKGGSPQGQGIFGWTGGEDGRLCCWLSDSSAEINRSWISSAFVMRSPNSRKKSRHHPY; from the exons ATGGAGGAGACGACAGGGATGGACATGGAAGTGGAGCATCCCAATCCAACTTCCGCCAAACGTTTCGGACTTAAAAACTCCGTTCAAACCAACTTCGGCGACGACTACGTTTTCCAAATCGCCGCTaa GGATGACTGGTCTTCTATGGCGGTTTCGCTATCCAACAACGCCGTTAAACTCTACTCTCCGACCACCGGTCAGTTCCAAGGCGAATGCAAAGGTCATTCCGATTCTATCAACCAAATTTCTTTCTCCGCTTCATTGTCTTCTCCGCACGTGCTCCATTCCTGCTCTTCTGACGGTACTGTTAGAGCTTGGGACACTAGAACCTTCCGTCAG GTTTCGTGTATTTACGCCGGTTCTTCTCAAGAGATATTTAGCTTCTCTGTTGGTGGTTCTGCTGATCATCTGCTTGCTGCTGGTTCAAAATCTCAGATACTTTTCTGGGATTGGAGGAACAAGAAACAAGTCGCATGTCTGGAGGAATCACACACCGAAGATGTTACTCAG GTTCATTTTATCCCTGGGCATGGAAACAAGCTTCTTTCTGCTTCTGTAGACGGTCTCATGTGCATATTTGATACTAATGGGGATATCAATGATGATGATCATCTGGAATCT GTGATTAATGTGGGAACTTCAATTGGGAAGGTGGGATTTTTTGGAGAGAACTATCAGAAGCTCTGGTGTTTGACACATGTTGAAAGCTTAAG TATTTGGGACTGGAAAGATGCAAAAAATGAAGCAAATTTACAAGAAGCTCGGTCGATGGCATCTGACAATTGGGCATTAGATCAG GTTGATTATTTCGTTGACTGCCATTACCCTGGTGAAGGGGAAAGCTTATGGGTTATTGGTGGCACTAGTGGTGGTGCTTTAGGTTATTTCCCGGTAAATTACAGCGGAGCTGGGGGAATTGGCTCTCCCGGAGCAATTCTTGGTGGTGGGCATTCAGGTGTTGTCAGGAGTATATTGCCAATGTCGAATGTGAAGGGCGGATCTCCTCAGGGCCAAGGAATTTTTGGATGGACAGGTGGTGAAGATGGCCGGCTGTGCTGTTGGTTGTCCGATAGTTCCGCAGAGATAAATCGCTCTTGGATTTCAAGTGCATTTGTTATGAGATCCCCCAACAGTCGCAAGAAAAGTAGGCATCATCCATATTAA
- the LOC126685675 gene encoding sm-like protein LSM4, with protein sequence MLPLSLLKTAQGHPMLVELKNGETYNGHLVNCDTWMNIHLREVICTSKDGDRFWRMPECYIRGNTIKYLRVPDEVIDKVQEDTKTRSDRKPPGVGRGRGRGREDGGRPVKGIGRGLDDGSAKGAGGRGRGGPGGKPSGNRGGGRGRG encoded by the exons ATG CTTCCTCTTTCTCTACTTAAGACTGCACAAGGCCACCCCATG TTGGTGGAGTTGAAAAATGGGGAGACTTACAATGGACATTTGGTTAATTGTGATACTTGGATGAACATTCATCTTCGTGAAGTTATCTGTACCTCTAAG GATGGAGATAGATTTTGGAGAATGCCTGAATGCTATATTCGTGGGAACACTATTAAGTATCTCCGAGTTCCAGATGAG GTGATTGATAAAGTTCAGGAAGACACCAAGACTCGTTCAG ATCGGAAGCCACCTGGTGTTGGCCGCGGAAGAGGGAGAGGTAGAGAAGATGGTGGAAGGCCGGTGAAAGGAATTGGGCGTGGCCTGGATGATGGAAGTGCAAAGGGTGCCGGTGGACGTGGGCGAGGCGGTCCAGGTGGAAAGCCAAGTGGAAACAGAG GTGGTGGTCGAGGCAGGGGCTAA